From a single Fusobacterium pseudoperiodonticum genomic region:
- the lpxC gene encoding UDP-3-O-acyl-N-acetylglucosamine deacetylase, giving the protein MKRKTLKNVVEYDGIGLHKGEVIKMKLIPSKSTGIVFRMMNMPEGKNEILLDYRNTFDLTRGTNLKNEHGAMVFTIEHFLSALYVAGITDLIIELSGNELPICDGSAIKFLDLFHESGIVELDEDVEEIVVKEPIFLSKGDKHIIALPYENGYKLTYAIRFEHTFLKSQLAEFEITEEVYKKEIAPARTFGFDYEVEYLKQNNLALGGTLENAIVIKKDGVLNPEGLRFEDEFVRHKMLDIIGDLKILNRPIRAHIIAIKAGHLIDIEFAKILDNIK; this is encoded by the coding sequence ATGAAGAGAAAAACTTTAAAAAATGTAGTAGAATATGATGGTATAGGTCTACACAAAGGTGAAGTAATAAAAATGAAACTTATTCCTAGTAAGTCTACTGGAATAGTTTTTAGAATGATGAATATGCCTGAAGGAAAAAATGAAATACTTCTAGATTATAGAAATACTTTCGATTTAACAAGAGGTACAAATTTAAAAAATGAACATGGAGCTATGGTCTTTACTATAGAACATTTTCTATCAGCTCTTTATGTTGCAGGTATCACAGATTTAATAATTGAATTAAGTGGGAATGAGCTTCCTATCTGTGACGGTAGTGCTATTAAGTTTCTAGATCTATTCCATGAAAGTGGTATAGTTGAATTAGATGAAGATGTAGAAGAAATTGTTGTAAAGGAACCTATATTTTTATCTAAGGGAGATAAACATATAATTGCTCTACCTTATGAAAATGGTTACAAACTAACTTATGCAATAAGATTTGAACATACATTCTTAAAATCTCAACTTGCAGAGTTTGAAATAACTGAAGAAGTTTATAAAAAGGAAATTGCTCCAGCAAGAACTTTTGGTTTTGATTATGAAGTTGAATACTTAAAACAAAATAATCTTGCCTTAGGTGGAACTTTAGAAAATGCTATAGTTATAAAAAAAGATGGAGTCTTAAATCCTGAAGGATTAAGATTTGAAGATGAATTTGTAAGACATAAAATGCTTGATATTATTGGTGACTTAAAGATTTTAAATAGACCAATAAGAGCACATATTATTGCTATTAAAGCAGGACACCTTATTGATATTGAATTTGCAAAAATTCTTGATAATATAAAATAA
- the fabZ gene encoding 3-hydroxyacyl-ACP dehydratase FabZ yields the protein MLDILEIMKRIPHRYPFLLVDRILEMDKENQTIKGKKNVTMNEEFFNGHFPGHPIMPGVLIVEGMAQCLGVMVMENFPGKVPYFAAIESAKFKNPVKPGDTLIYDVKVDKVKRNFVKATGKTYVDDAVVAEANFTFVIADL from the coding sequence ATGTTAGATATTTTAGAAATAATGAAAAGGATACCACACAGATACCCATTTTTATTAGTTGATAGAATTTTAGAAATGGACAAAGAAAATCAAACAATAAAAGGTAAAAAGAACGTAACAATGAATGAAGAATTTTTTAATGGACACTTTCCAGGACATCCAATCATGCCAGGTGTATTAATAGTAGAAGGTATGGCTCAATGTTTAGGTGTTATGGTTATGGAAAACTTCCCAGGAAAAGTTCCTTACTTTGCAGCAATAGAAAGTGCTAAATTTAAAAACCCTGTTAAACCTGGAGATACATTGATTTATGATGTAAAAGTTGATAAAGTTAAAAGAAATTTTGTCAAAGCAACTGGAAAAACTTATGTAGATGATGCAGTAGTTGCAGAAGCAAACTTTACATTTGTAATAGCAGATCTCTAA
- a CDS encoding LpxI family protein, whose protein sequence is MEKIGLIVGNGKFPLYFIEEAKNSNISVYPIGLFPSVDEEIKKSDNYAEFNVGHIGEIIKYLLLNDITKIVMLGKIEKKLIFENLILDKYGEKIMEIVPDKKDETLLFAIIGFIRLNGIKVLPQNYLMKRFIFEAKCYTERKPDANDEKTISMGIEAARLLSRVDVGQTVVCRDKAVIAVEGIEGTDETLKRAGQYSDKDNILIKMARPQQDMRVDVPVIGLHTVETAIQNGFKGIVAQAKKMIFLNQKECIELANKNNIFIIAKKI, encoded by the coding sequence ATGGAGAAAATAGGACTTATTGTAGGAAATGGTAAATTTCCTCTGTATTTCATAGAGGAAGCCAAAAACAGTAATATTTCAGTGTATCCAATAGGTCTTTTTCCCTCTGTTGATGAAGAAATAAAAAAATCAGATAATTATGCAGAGTTCAATGTTGGACATATAGGAGAAATAATAAAGTATTTACTTCTAAACGATATTACTAAAATTGTAATGCTTGGAAAAATTGAAAAAAAGCTAATTTTTGAAAATTTAATACTTGACAAATATGGAGAGAAGATAATGGAGATTGTTCCTGATAAAAAAGATGAAACTCTCCTTTTTGCAATTATCGGATTTATAAGATTAAATGGAATAAAAGTTTTACCTCAAAATTATTTAATGAAAAGATTTATTTTTGAAGCTAAATGTTATACAGAAAGAAAACCTGATGCTAATGATGAAAAAACTATTTCTATGGGAATTGAAGCTGCAAGACTTTTAAGTAGAGTTGATGTAGGGCAAACAGTTGTATGTAGAGATAAGGCAGTCATAGCTGTTGAAGGTATAGAAGGAACTGATGAAACTCTAAAAAGAGCTGGACAATATTCTGATAAAGATAATATTTTAATAAAAATGGCAAGACCTCAACAAGATATGAGAGTTGATGTCCCTGTGATAGGACTTCATACAGTGGAAACAGCTATACAAAATGGTTTTAAGGGTATAGTTGCTCAGGCTAAAAAAATGATATTTTTAAATCAGAAAGAATGTATAGAACTAGCAAATAAGAATAATATCTTTATAATTGCTAAAAAAATATAG
- the carR gene encoding coaggregation response regulator transcription factor CarR yields the protein MRILVVEDEKDLNNIITKHLKKNNFSVDSVFNGEEALEYLDYGTYDLIILDIMLPKVNGYEVIKKLRENKNETAVLMLTARDSIEDKIKGLDLGADDYLIKPFDFGELLARIRALVRRKYGNTSNTMEIDDLCIDIAKKTVVRGGKNIELTGKEYEVLEYLIQNKGHVLSRDKIRDSVWDYGYEGESNIIDVLIKNIRKKIDIGNSKQLIHTKRGLGYVLKEDE from the coding sequence ATGAGAATTTTAGTAGTTGAAGATGAAAAAGATTTAAACAATATTATTACAAAACACCTAAAGAAAAATAACTTTAGTGTGGACAGTGTTTTTAATGGTGAAGAAGCACTTGAATATCTAGACTATGGAACTTATGATTTAATCATACTAGATATCATGTTACCTAAAGTAAATGGTTATGAAGTTATTAAAAAATTAAGAGAAAATAAGAATGAAACAGCTGTTTTAATGCTAACAGCAAGAGATAGTATAGAAGATAAAATTAAAGGCTTAGATTTAGGTGCTGATGATTACTTAATTAAACCTTTTGATTTTGGAGAACTTCTAGCAAGAATTAGAGCCTTAGTAAGAAGAAAATATGGTAATACATCAAATACAATGGAAATAGATGACCTATGTATAGACATAGCGAAAAAGACTGTTGTCAGAGGTGGAAAGAATATAGAATTGACAGGGAAAGAATATGAAGTTTTAGAATATTTAATTCAAAACAAAGGGCATGTATTAAGTAGAGATAAAATTAGAGATAGTGTATGGGATTATGGCTATGAAGGTGAATCTAATATCATAGATGTTTTAATAAAAAATATTCGTAAAAAAATAGATATTGGAAATTCAAAACAACTTATTCATACAAAAAGAGGATTAGGTTATGTTCTTAAAGAAGATGAATAG
- a CDS encoding membrane lipoprotein lipid attachment site-containing protein, producing the protein MKKLIFLFIMILTLTGCKTVEISTSYGYKVTNQKEKVIFDRVQIDGNIINNLKGEKEPLESISIISKDKNNGIKETPKKIKIISNNKEYLVSVDFKYNTIYPVYNKGIIIDSDSFILEIGNIKFKDGTTLYLHPLLFKRYVYAYKINKFLDTLNQDTREDLFSGTIDEYREWKKKNK; encoded by the coding sequence ATGAAAAAATTAATATTTTTGTTTATAATGATATTAACTTTAACAGGATGTAAAACAGTTGAAATAAGTACATCTTATGGATATAAAGTAACTAATCAAAAAGAAAAAGTAATTTTTGATAGAGTACAAATAGATGGGAACATAATCAATAATTTAAAGGGAGAAAAAGAACCTTTAGAAAGTATAAGTATTATAAGTAAAGATAAAAATAATGGTATAAAAGAAACTCCAAAGAAAATAAAAATAATTTCTAATAACAAAGAATACTTAGTAAGTGTAGATTTTAAATATAATACAATCTATCCTGTATATAATAAAGGGATAATAATTGACTCCGACAGTTTTATTTTAGAGATAGGAAATATAAAATTTAAAGATGGAACAACTTTATATCTCCACCCTTTATTATTTAAAAGATATGTGTATGCATATAAAATAAATAAATTTTTAGACACCTTAAATCAAGATACAAGAGAAGATTTATTTAGTGGAACAATAGATGAGTATAGAGAATGGAAAAAGAAAAATAAGTAA
- a CDS encoding SemiSWEET family transporter, which produces MSDKQTKILGWLGTTLSILMYVSYIPQIMGNLNGNKTSFIQPLVAAINCTIWVCYGFFKKNRDLPLALANLPGIIFGLIAAFTAL; this is translated from the coding sequence ATGAGTGACAAACAAACTAAAATTTTAGGATGGCTAGGGACAACATTATCAATTTTGATGTATGTTTCATATATTCCCCAAATAATGGGAAATTTGAATGGTAATAAAACATCATTCATACAACCTTTAGTTGCTGCAATTAACTGTACAATATGGGTTTGCTATGGATTTTTTAAAAAGAATAGAGATTTACCATTAGCTTTAGCTAATTTACCTGGAATTATTTTTGGATTGATTGCTGCATTTACAGCACTTTAA
- the lpxB gene encoding lipid-A-disaccharide synthase encodes MKFFVSTGEASGDLHLSYLVKSVKSRYKDVDFVGVAGEKSKKEGVEILQDISELAIMGFTEAIKKYKFLKQKAYEYLQYIKDNQIENVILVDYGGFNVKFLELLKNEIMDIKIFYYIPPKVWIWGEKRVEKLRLADYIMVIFPWEVDFYKKHNIDAVYFGNPFTDFYKKVERTGDKILLLPGSRRQEIKAMLPVFEEIINDLKDDKFILKLNSEQDLVYTENLKKYTNLEIIIDKKLKDIVGDCKLSVATSGTVTLELALFALPSIVVYKTSLINYLIGKYILKIGYISLPNLVLNDEIFPELIQKDCEAKNIEKHMKKILENLPEIEEKIENMRKKIEGKAVVESYADFLIKEGK; translated from the coding sequence ATGAAATTTTTTGTTTCTACAGGAGAAGCCTCTGGAGATTTACATCTTTCATATTTAGTAAAAAGTGTAAAATCAAGATATAAAGATGTGGATTTTGTTGGAGTAGCAGGAGAAAAATCAAAAAAAGAAGGGGTGGAAATACTTCAAGATATAAGTGAACTTGCAATTATGGGGTTTACAGAAGCTATTAAAAAATATAAATTTTTAAAACAAAAAGCTTATGAATATTTACAATATATAAAAGATAATCAAATAGAAAATGTAATTTTAGTTGATTATGGAGGTTTTAATGTAAAGTTTTTAGAGCTTTTAAAAAACGAAATTATGGATATAAAAATTTTCTACTATATTCCACCTAAGGTTTGGATATGGGGAGAAAAAAGAGTTGAGAAACTAAGATTAGCAGACTATATAATGGTTATCTTCCCTTGGGAAGTAGATTTCTATAAAAAACACAACATAGATGCTGTCTATTTTGGAAATCCTTTTACAGATTTCTATAAAAAAGTTGAAAGAACAGGAGATAAAATCTTGTTACTTCCAGGTAGTAGAAGGCAAGAAATAAAAGCTATGCTACCAGTTTTTGAAGAAATTATAAATGATTTAAAAGATGATAAGTTCATTTTAAAATTAAATTCAGAACAAGATTTAGTATACACAGAAAACTTAAAGAAATATACTAATTTAGAAATTATTATTGATAAAAAATTAAAGGATATAGTTGGAGATTGTAAACTTTCAGTTGCAACTTCTGGTACAGTTACACTTGAATTAGCACTTTTTGCTCTGCCTAGTATAGTTGTATACAAAACTAGCCTTATTAATTATTTGATAGGAAAATATATTTTAAAAATCGGCTATATATCTTTACCAAATTTAGTTTTAAATGATGAAATTTTCCCAGAGCTTATTCAAAAGGATTGTGAAGCAAAGAATATTGAAAAGCATATGAAAAAAATACTGGAAAATTTACCAGAAATTGAAGAAAAAATTGAAAATATGAGAAAAAAAATTGAAGGAAAAGCTGTTGTAGAAAGTTATGCAGATTTTCTTATTAAGGAAGGAAAATGA
- the carS gene encoding coaggregation-regulating histidine kinase CarS: protein MFLKKMNRFLSRIPVSIRVTVWFSSVIVILFLIILSSLILIEDKVVNDLSQKELVEAVEEIYEDPEKFENFNDGIYYIKYNEQNEIIAGKFPKDFDIALAFSIEDINIYQVENKKFLYYDTRLQDEDDWIRGIYPLGKVQKEIETFWNIAIALSVLFIIFVVIVGYRIIKNAFKPVKQISNTALEIKRSKDFSNRIELEDSNDDEIHKMASTFNEMLDTVEEVFIHEKQFSSDVSHELRTPITVILAQSDYALQYSDTLEETKESLEVINRHAKRMTNLINQIMELSKLERQKEIEKEKINLSNIVLQLLEDYKPLLESKNLNLIYNVEKDLRIQGNKIMLERVFLNILMNAVKFTKTNIEVSLIREGKTAVLKIRDDGIGISEENKKFIWERFFQVNDSRNKEENKGSGLGLSMVKKIVDLHSATIDLESELEQGTCFTIKFNMQ from the coding sequence ATGTTCTTAAAGAAGATGAATAGATTTTTATCAAGGATTCCAGTAAGTATAAGAGTTACTGTTTGGTTTTCATCAGTAATTGTTATATTATTTTTAATAATTTTATCCTCTTTAATTTTAATAGAAGATAAAGTTGTAAATGATTTAAGCCAAAAAGAACTTGTAGAAGCAGTCGAAGAAATATATGAAGACCCTGAAAAATTTGAAAATTTTAATGATGGAATATACTATATAAAATATAATGAACAAAATGAAATAATTGCTGGTAAGTTTCCTAAAGATTTTGATATAGCCTTAGCATTTTCAATAGAAGATATAAATATATATCAGGTAGAAAATAAAAAATTCCTCTACTATGACACTAGGTTACAAGATGAAGATGATTGGATTAGAGGTATATATCCTTTAGGTAAAGTTCAAAAAGAAATAGAGACTTTTTGGAATATTGCTATTGCTCTAAGTGTCTTGTTTATAATTTTTGTTGTTATTGTTGGATATAGAATAATAAAAAATGCTTTCAAACCCGTTAAACAAATTTCTAACACTGCTTTAGAAATAAAGAGAAGTAAAGATTTCTCAAACAGAATAGAATTAGAAGATTCTAATGATGATGAAATACATAAGATGGCTTCAACATTTAATGAAATGTTAGATACAGTTGAAGAAGTTTTCATACATGAAAAACAATTTAGCTCTGATGTTTCACATGAATTAAGAACTCCTATAACAGTTATCCTAGCTCAAAGTGATTATGCTTTACAGTATTCAGATACTTTAGAAGAAACTAAAGAATCATTAGAAGTTATTAATAGACATGCTAAAAGAATGACTAATTTAATAAATCAAATTATGGAACTTTCTAAACTTGAAAGACAAAAAGAAATAGAAAAAGAAAAAATAAATCTTTCAAATATAGTTTTACAACTTTTAGAAGACTATAAACCTTTATTAGAAAGTAAAAATTTAAATCTAATATACAATGTTGAAAAAGATTTAAGAATACAAGGTAATAAAATTATGTTAGAAAGAGTATTTTTAAATATTCTAATGAATGCTGTAAAATTTACTAAAACAAATATTGAAGTTTCACTAATAAGAGAAGGTAAGACTGCAGTATTAAAAATTAGAGATGATGGTATAGGAATATCTGAAGAAAATAAAAAATTTATCTGGGAAAGATTCTTCCAAGTTAACGATTCAAGAAATAAAGAAGAGAATAAAGGAAGTGGATTAGGACTTTCAATGGTAAAAAAAATAGTAGATCTTCATTCAGCTACTATAGATCTTGAAAGTGAGTTAGAACAAGGAACTTGTTTCACAATAAAATTCAATATGCAATAA
- a CDS encoding M20 metallopeptidase family protein, which translates to MEEKIKKLSEKYLERVMELRRELHKYPEIGFDLFKTAEIVKKELDRIGIPYKSEIAKTGIVATIKGGKPGKTVLLRADMDALPLTEESRCDFKSTHEGKMHACGHDGHTAGLLGVGMILNELKDELSGNIKLLFQPAEEEPGGAKPMIDEGVLENPKVDAAFGCHIWPSIKAGHVAIKDGAMMSHPTTFEIIFQGKGGHASQPEKTVDTVMVACQAVVNFQNIISRNISTLRPAVLSCCSIHAGEAHNIIPDKLFLKGTIRSFDEKITDQIVNRMDEILKGITSAYGASYEFLVDRMYPVLKNDHELFKFSKNALENILGKDNVEVMEDPVMGAEDFAYFGKHIPSFFFFVGVNDEQLENENMLHNPKLFWDEKYLITNMKTLSQLAVEFLNFN; encoded by the coding sequence ATGGAAGAAAAAATTAAAAAATTATCTGAAAAATATTTAGAAAGAGTTATGGAACTTAGAAGAGAACTTCATAAATATCCAGAAATAGGTTTTGACTTATTTAAAACTGCTGAAATAGTAAAAAAAGAATTAGATAGAATAGGAATTCCATATAAATCTGAAATTGCTAAAACAGGAATTGTTGCAACTATCAAGGGTGGAAAACCTGGTAAGACAGTACTTTTAAGAGCTGATATGGACGCTTTACCACTAACAGAAGAAAGTAGATGTGATTTCAAATCAACTCATGAAGGAAAAATGCATGCTTGTGGTCATGATGGACATACTGCAGGACTTCTTGGAGTTGGAATGATTTTGAATGAATTGAAAGATGAACTTTCTGGAAATATAAAATTACTTTTTCAACCTGCTGAAGAAGAACCTGGTGGAGCAAAACCAATGATAGATGAAGGTGTTTTAGAAAATCCTAAAGTTGATGCAGCCTTTGGTTGTCATATTTGGCCTAGTATAAAAGCAGGACATGTAGCTATTAAAGATGGAGCTATGATGTCACACCCTACAACATTTGAAATAATATTTCAGGGAAAGGGAGGACATGCTTCACAACCTGAAAAAACAGTTGATACAGTTATGGTGGCTTGTCAAGCTGTAGTCAATTTTCAAAATATAATCAGTAGAAATATTTCAACATTAAGACCAGCTGTCTTATCTTGTTGTAGTATTCATGCTGGAGAGGCACACAATATAATACCTGATAAGTTATTTTTAAAGGGTACTATTAGAAGTTTTGATGAAAAGATTACAGATCAAATAGTTAATAGAATGGATGAAATTTTAAAAGGAATAACTAGTGCTTATGGAGCTTCTTATGAATTTTTAGTAGATAGAATGTATCCAGTATTAAAAAATGACCATGAATTATTTAAATTTTCTAAAAATGCTTTAGAAAACATTTTAGGAAAAGACAATGTTGAAGTTATGGAAGATCCTGTAATGGGGGCTGAAGATTTTGCATATTTTGGAAAACATATTCCATCATTTTTCTTCTTTGTTGGAGTGAATGACGAGCAATTAGAAAATGAAAATATGCTTCACAATCCAAAGTTATTCTGGGATGAAAAGTATTTAATTACAAATATGAAAACTTTATCTCAATTGGCAGTAGAATTTTTAAACTTTAATTGA
- a CDS encoding ATP-dependent helicase yields the protein MNLNLLEKLNEKQREAASQIDGSILILAGAGSGKTRTITYRIAHMIENIGISPYSILAVTFTNKAAKEMRERVENLVGEVAKSCTISTFHSFGMRLLRMYAAEVGYSPNFTIYDTDDQKRIIKAILKGQNITVNGNKLTERELISIISKIKEEIKTVEEYSVMNKQIIEVYEKYNRSLIESNAMDFSDILLNTYKLLQNSSILEKIQKKYKYIMIDEYQDTNNLQYKIIDLIARKSSNLCVVGDENQSIYGFRGANILNILNFENNYKNAKIIKLEENYRSTSTILDAANELIKNNKSSKDKKLWTQNGKGDLIKVLVCDNARDEVSKIIDIIKENHQNGIPYKDMTILYRTNMQSRVFEEGLLRYNIPHKVFGGISFYSRAEIKDIIAYLSIIVNPQDELNLQRIVNVPKRKVGEKGIEKIIAFARENNLNLLDALSHIKDISGLTATGKEKLSEMYDIIKELKDLSYSETASYIVETLLDKIKYIDYVKETYDDADARIENIEEFKNSILELENVVGVLRLSEYLENVSLVSATDDLEDEKDYIKLMTIHNSKGLEFPIVFLVGFENEIFPGARASFDEKEMEEERRLCYVALTRAEKKLYLSHTAIRFVYGQDRLATPSIFLKEIPEKLLDVEVKKERLYFEDDEFSDTRHSEKFKRFEKKKTEINTKNTIVIPDDVKKVLDTLGFKIGDKVKHKKFGLGVIKKMDAKKIYVQYVDETREMAIILADKLLTKLN from the coding sequence ATGAACTTGAACTTATTAGAAAAATTAAATGAGAAACAAAGGGAAGCAGCCTCACAAATTGATGGTTCAATTTTAATTTTAGCGGGTGCTGGTTCTGGAAAAACAAGAACAATTACATATAGAATAGCACACATGATAGAAAATATTGGAATAAGTCCTTACAGTATTTTAGCAGTAACTTTTACAAATAAAGCAGCTAAGGAAATGAGAGAAAGAGTTGAAAACCTCGTAGGAGAGGTTGCAAAATCTTGTACAATTTCTACCTTCCACTCATTTGGAATGAGACTTTTAAGAATGTATGCAGCTGAAGTAGGTTACAGTCCAAACTTTACTATATACGACACAGATGACCAAAAAAGAATAATAAAAGCTATATTAAAAGGTCAAAACATAACTGTGAATGGAAATAAATTGACTGAAAGAGAGCTTATTTCTATAATCTCAAAAATAAAAGAAGAAATAAAAACTGTTGAAGAATATTCAGTTATGAATAAGCAAATTATAGAAGTTTATGAAAAATACAATAGAAGTTTAATAGAAAGTAATGCTATGGATTTTTCAGATATACTTTTAAATACATATAAATTATTACAAAACTCTTCTATACTTGAAAAAATTCAAAAAAAATATAAGTATATAATGATAGATGAGTACCAAGATACAAATAATTTACAATATAAAATCATAGATTTAATAGCAAGAAAATCATCTAATTTATGTGTTGTTGGAGATGAAAACCAAAGTATATATGGATTTAGAGGAGCTAATATATTAAATATCCTTAATTTTGAAAACAACTATAAGAACGCTAAAATAATAAAACTAGAAGAAAACTATAGATCAACAAGCACTATACTAGATGCTGCTAATGAACTTATTAAAAATAATAAATCTTCTAAAGATAAGAAATTATGGACACAAAATGGAAAAGGAGACTTAATCAAAGTCTTAGTTTGTGATAATGCAAGAGATGAGGTAAGTAAGATAATTGATATAATCAAAGAAAATCATCAAAATGGTATTCCATATAAAGATATGACAATTTTATATAGAACTAATATGCAATCAAGAGTATTTGAAGAAGGACTTTTAAGATATAATATACCTCATAAAGTCTTTGGTGGAATTAGTTTCTACTCTAGAGCAGAAATTAAAGATATAATTGCATATCTATCTATTATTGTTAATCCACAAGATGAATTAAATTTACAAAGAATAGTTAATGTCCCTAAAAGAAAAGTTGGAGAAAAAGGAATAGAAAAAATAATTGCCTTTGCAAGAGAAAATAATCTTAATTTACTTGATGCACTTTCTCATATAAAGGACATTTCAGGGCTAACAGCAACAGGAAAAGAAAAACTTTCTGAAATGTATGATATAATAAAGGAACTGAAAGATTTATCTTACAGTGAAACTGCCTCATACATAGTTGAAACTTTACTAGATAAGATAAAATATATAGACTATGTCAAAGAAACTTATGATGATGCAGATGCAAGAATTGAAAATATTGAAGAGTTTAAAAACTCTATTTTAGAATTAGAAAATGTTGTTGGTGTATTAAGACTTAGTGAGTATTTAGAAAATGTTTCACTTGTCAGTGCAACAGATGACTTAGAGGATGAAAAAGACTATATAAAATTGATGACTATACACAATTCAAAAGGTCTAGAATTCCCTATAGTTTTCTTAGTTGGTTTTGAAAATGAAATCTTCCCAGGTGCTAGAGCTTCTTTTGACGAGAAAGAAATGGAAGAAGAAAGAAGACTTTGCTATGTTGCCTTAACAAGAGCAGAAAAGAAGCTATATTTATCTCATACAGCAATAAGATTTGTCTATGGTCAAGATAGATTAGCAACTCCTTCTATATTTTTAAAAGAAATACCTGAAAAACTTTTAGATGTAGAAGTTAAAAAAGAAAGATTATACTTTGAAGATGACGAATTTTCAGATACAAGACATTCTGAAAAATTTAAGAGATTTGAAAAGAAGAAAACTGAGATAAATACAAAAAATACTATTGTAATTCCTGATGATGTAAAGAAAGTATTAGATACATTAGGTTTTAAAATAGGCGATAAAGTAAAACATAAAAAATTTGGTTTAGGTGTCATCAAAAAGATGGATGCTAAAAAGATATATGTTCAATATGTTGATGAAACAAGAGAAATGGCTATCATACTAGCTGATAAACTTTTAACTAAATTGAACTAG
- the lpxA gene encoding acyl-ACP--UDP-N-acetylglucosamine O-acyltransferase: MVDIHKTAIIEEGAIIEDGVTIGPYCIVGKDVIIKKGTVLQSHVVVEGITEIGENNTIYSFVSIGKANQDLKYKGEPTKTIIGNNNSIREFVTIHRGTDDRWETRIGSGNLLMAYVHVAHDVIIGDDCILANNVTLAGHVVVDSHAIIGGLTPIHQFTRIGSYSMIGGASGVNQDICPFVLAEGNKAVIRGLNSIGLRRRGFTDDEISNLKKAYRILFRQGLQLKDALEELEKDFSEDKNVKYLVDFIKSSDRGIAR; this comes from the coding sequence ATGGTAGATATACATAAAACAGCTATCATAGAAGAAGGTGCTATTATAGAAGATGGAGTTACAATAGGCCCTTACTGTATAGTTGGAAAAGACGTTATAATAAAAAAAGGTACCGTTTTACAATCTCATGTTGTTGTTGAAGGTATAACAGAGATAGGAGAAAATAATACCATTTACTCTTTTGTTTCAATAGGAAAAGCAAATCAAGACTTAAAATATAAAGGCGAACCTACAAAAACTATTATAGGAAATAACAATTCTATAAGAGAATTTGTAACTATTCATAGAGGTACTGATGATAGATGGGAAACTAGAATAGGAAGTGGAAATCTTCTTATGGCATATGTCCATGTAGCTCATGATGTTATTATTGGTGATGATTGTATACTTGCAAATAATGTTACTCTTGCTGGACACGTTGTAGTTGATAGTCACGCAATTATTGGAGGACTTACTCCTATTCATCAATTTACAAGAATAGGTTCTTATTCTATGATAGGTGGAGCAAGTGGAGTAAACCAAGATATTTGTCCTTTCGTTTTAGCTGAAGGGAATAAAGCGGTTATAAGAGGTTTAAATAGTATAGGTTTAAGAAGAAGAGGTTTCACTGATGATGAAATTTCTAACTTGAAAAAAGCATATAGAATACTATTTAGACAAGGTCTACAATTAAAAGATGCTTTAGAAGAACTTGAAAAAGATTTTAGTGAAGATAAAAATGTAAAATATCTAGTAGATTTTATAAAGAGCAGCGATAGGGGGATAGCTAGATAA